The segment GCTGCCGTTGCCGTTCGGCAGGCTTCCGATCAGGTACTTACCTTTGCCTGCAGGGAGGTAAGTGTCTAGAGACATTACTATATAATTATTTTTATAAATATATAACACTTACTTATAATAATATCTCTTTATGTGCCAATTTTTAGCGGCTCGCAGACCTGTTTTAATGTAGCGATAGCCGATAACGCGGCCAGATAGCTCGTTTTCGGGTTAAAGCCCGATGGGACGTTCTCTACATGTGTCTTGAGCTCCCCGAACTCTCCTTTGACCTCTATCTCGTGTATATTTCTTTTAATGGTCGGGTCTACCACGACGTTCACTATAGTCCTGTCAAAACCGATACCAACAAGGCTTAAAGATGCCGCGACATTGACGTTTGCCGGGAACTCTTTTATCGCCACTGACGCCGGGCCGGTATAGATGGTCGTCGGCTCGGTGATCTTATCGATGTCGATGTTATTCTTAACTATGAACGGCGCGCCCCTGAGGCCTTCTCTCGGCTTACGTGTTGTTATCGTCACGGTGTCGATCCTTGCAATTGAGGCGGATTTCACTCCGTCGAGCCCGCATACTGCGCCGGACGGCACGTATATGCTGCAGTGGCAGTTCTTCGCGAGCGACCTTAGCCTTTCCAAAAGCTCTTTATCGGCAAGCGCTCCTACGCTCATTATCATGACGCTTCTGCCTGCGCCAAGGGCAGCTATTCCTACTTCTTTTACCGCGGCCTGTGAAGCGGCCTCCACTACGAAGTTGGATTCCTCCACAAGCTCTTTTAGCGGCAGCACCTTGGGCTTAGACTTTAAGGTGGCGGCAAAGCTCTTTGCCTCCTCCTCGTCCCTGTCCCATATCGCTTCCAGCTTTGCAGGTACGATGCCCGAATCAATTGCCCTGGCGATCTCCTTGCCTATGGCGCCTGTGCCGACTATACCGATCCTGAACATTCTTCTCGCAGGTCTCATATATCTTGATTGCTAAAATCATTTACGGTGTTAAAATGCTGACCGCTTATGAACTGGACAGGTTCCTGGAAGAAGACCTGGGCGAAGACG is part of the Methanooceanicella nereidis genome and harbors:
- a CDS encoding aspartate dehydrogenase, which translates into the protein MFRIGIVGTGAIGKEIARAIDSGIVPAKLEAIWDRDEEEAKSFAATLKSKPKVLPLKELVEESNFVVEAASQAAVKEVGIAALGAGRSVMIMSVGALADKELLERLRSLAKNCHCSIYVPSGAVCGLDGVKSASIARIDTVTITTRKPREGLRGAPFIVKNNIDIDKITEPTTIYTGPASVAIKEFPANVNVAASLSLVGIGFDRTIVNVVVDPTIKRNIHEIEVKGEFGELKTHVENVPSGFNPKTSYLAALSAIATLKQVCEPLKIGT